In one Prosthecochloris aestuarii DSM 271 genomic region, the following are encoded:
- a CDS encoding dihydroorotate dehydrogenase-like protein, whose amino-acid sequence MADLSTTYMGLKLRNPVIAASSGMTDSVEKVTALASAGAGAVVLKSLFEEQIRNESEYAIGANEQMYYYAEAEDYIRDYTRGNDLQKYLDLVADCKAAVDIPVIASLNCVSSSEWTKFASQIQRAGADALELNLFMLPSDPRKQSVQNEAVYFDILKRIQEDVSIAVSAKISYYFSGLANMATRLASSGIGGLVLFNRFFSPDIDIDTFEITSSNVFSSPEDLYLSLRWVAMLSSMVSCDIAASTGIHDSSALIKQLLAGAKAGQIASVLYRQGPGVIAAMLEELEGYMQRHGFADLTQVIGRMSLHNAGNPAAYERVQFMKYFSDIR is encoded by the coding sequence ATGGCTGATCTATCAACAACATACATGGGTCTGAAGCTTCGCAATCCTGTTATTGCGGCAAGCTCGGGCATGACTGATTCCGTAGAAAAGGTTACAGCGCTTGCTTCTGCAGGAGCGGGTGCTGTGGTTCTGAAATCGCTCTTTGAAGAACAGATTCGCAATGAATCGGAATATGCTATCGGGGCAAATGAACAGATGTACTATTACGCCGAGGCAGAAGACTATATTCGTGATTATACCCGTGGAAATGATTTGCAGAAGTATCTCGACCTCGTTGCCGATTGCAAGGCCGCGGTCGATATCCCTGTCATTGCCAGTCTGAACTGTGTTTCTTCTTCAGAGTGGACCAAATTTGCCAGCCAGATCCAGCGCGCGGGCGCAGACGCTCTGGAGCTCAATCTTTTTATGCTTCCTTCCGATCCGCGTAAACAGAGCGTGCAGAATGAGGCGGTCTATTTCGATATTCTCAAGAGGATTCAGGAAGATGTGAGTATTGCGGTATCGGCAAAGATCAGTTACTACTTTTCCGGTCTGGCAAACATGGCTACCCGGCTCGCTTCGAGCGGTATCGGAGGTCTTGTTCTCTTTAACCGTTTTTTCTCGCCTGATATCGATATTGATACGTTTGAGATTACAAGCTCAAATGTTTTCAGTTCTCCCGAGGATCTTTATCTCTCCCTTCGCTGGGTGGCCATGCTCTCTTCAATGGTGTCGTGCGATATTGCCGCTTCTACCGGTATTCATGATAGTTCGGCCCTGATCAAGCAGCTTCTTGCCGGAGCAAAGGCCGGACAGATTGCTTCCGTACTCTATCGCCAGGGGCCGGGGGTTATCGCTGCTATGCTTGAAGAGCTTGAAGGCTACATGCAGCGCCACGGTTTTGCTGATCTGACGCAGGTCATAGGACGGATGAGCCTGCACAATGCAGGAAATCCCGCAGCATACGAGCGCGTTCAGTTTATGAAGTATTTCAGTGATATCCGGTGA
- a CDS encoding alkaline phosphatase: MRRPGRAAYLLFLLFMISALSACRSTADGRQHQPDQQQSFPRYIFYFIGDGMGLAQVALGEALAGEQGGLAMLRMPVTGLMTTYALDRSITDSAAAGTAMATGYKTTVGTIARNDRHSADLTTIAEAARDHGFGVGIVSSVSIDHATPACFYAHADSRNEYGAIARQMAQSGFDYFGGGYALSALRDDTLDDELRRLMLQKGYTIAAGKEAIEAALPGSRCWAVGAVDSKGALAYEIDRNEEDADLAFFTRYGIRLLDHHRGFFLMVEGGKIDWACHANDGATVSREVKAFDRAIGEALAFYRSHPDETLIIVTADHECGGLALGNNQVRYSGRPSLLDYQQLSLERFSAKVRAWSGSGRVSFPMAMDSLRVYFGLGNIDLDPLLALSPPDSIDLAKAYQACMTSSEELNTYGRSDPFTSSAGALLNRKAGIGWTTGHHTSVPVPVFALGRGQERFGGSYDNTELAKKMMDLCGLSPVAKE; this comes from the coding sequence ATGAGAAGACCTGGCAGGGCGGCTTATCTTCTGTTTCTCCTGTTCATGATCAGCGCTTTGTCCGCCTGCCGCTCAACGGCTGATGGCAGGCAGCACCAGCCAGATCAACAGCAATCGTTTCCCCGCTACATCTTTTACTTTATCGGAGACGGTATGGGACTGGCCCAGGTTGCGCTCGGCGAAGCGCTTGCTGGAGAGCAAGGGGGGTTAGCCATGCTCAGGATGCCGGTAACGGGACTGATGACGACGTACGCTCTCGACCGCTCTATTACGGATTCTGCGGCAGCAGGGACAGCTATGGCAACAGGCTATAAAACGACGGTAGGCACCATTGCCCGTAATGACCGTCACAGTGCTGATCTGACAACAATTGCTGAAGCGGCCAGGGATCACGGCTTCGGAGTCGGGATTGTCAGCAGCGTCAGTATCGATCACGCAACGCCAGCCTGTTTTTATGCCCATGCAGACAGCAGAAATGAGTATGGGGCAATTGCCCGGCAGATGGCGCAGAGCGGTTTCGATTACTTCGGCGGCGGCTACGCCCTGTCGGCGTTACGTGACGACACGCTTGACGATGAGCTTCGCCGTCTCATGTTGCAGAAGGGCTACACGATTGCCGCCGGAAAAGAGGCTATCGAGGCTGCCTTGCCCGGATCGCGATGCTGGGCGGTCGGGGCGGTTGACTCGAAAGGCGCGCTGGCGTATGAGATTGACCGCAATGAGGAAGACGCTGATCTGGCCTTTTTTACCCGCTACGGTATCCGGCTGCTTGATCATCACCGGGGTTTTTTTCTGATGGTCGAGGGTGGCAAAATCGACTGGGCATGCCATGCCAATGACGGAGCAACCGTGTCGAGAGAGGTTAAGGCGTTTGACCGCGCTATCGGTGAAGCGCTGGCGTTTTACCGGAGCCATCCGGATGAGACCCTGATTATTGTGACCGCAGACCATGAATGCGGCGGTCTTGCCCTCGGCAACAATCAGGTCCGCTATAGCGGTCGGCCCTCTTTGCTCGACTATCAGCAGCTTTCGCTCGAGCGGTTTTCAGCGAAAGTCAGAGCATGGTCAGGGAGCGGCAGGGTATCGTTTCCCATGGCGATGGACAGTCTCAGGGTGTATTTCGGTCTTGGCAACATTGATCTGGATCCCCTGCTCGCACTTTCGCCCCCGGACAGCATCGATCTGGCAAAGGCCTACCAGGCGTGCATGACGAGCAGTGAAGAACTCAATACCTACGGACGTAGCGATCCTTTTACTTCTTCTGCGGGTGCGCTTCTCAACCGTAAGGCCGGGATTGGCTGGACAACCGGTCACCATACCTCGGTTCCTGTTCCGGTTTTTGCGCTTGGCCGGGGACAGGAACGCTTTGGAGGAAGCTATGATAATACCGAACTCGCCAAGAAGATGATGGATCTTTGCGGGTTGAGCCCTGTCGCCAAGGAGTGA
- a CDS encoding acyloxyacyl hydrolase, whose translation MQRMFSPVLLLLLLTLCSLDLFARDAMGPERSSFRLNEIGIGGGYASGRLIVSKDDFDVYPLYVRIGFDMSGAVGLSGSTSTLQLSFDPFVNAINAHESGIETGVTVFLRYFYPVSHDFSLFGEIGSGPMYLSIETDEQRNPGFNFLNQFGLGMQYKISEKLALNAAYRYRHLSHGGLRDNRNLGMDSFGVVGGISFLY comes from the coding sequence ATGCAACGCATGTTCTCTCCGGTTCTTCTTCTGCTTCTGCTGACACTCTGTTCGCTGGACCTTTTCGCACGTGATGCGATGGGGCCTGAACGCTCTTCTTTTCGACTCAATGAGATCGGCATCGGGGGCGGTTATGCCAGCGGACGTCTTATCGTCAGCAAGGATGATTTCGATGTCTATCCGCTCTACGTGCGCATAGGGTTTGATATGTCCGGGGCTGTCGGCCTTTCGGGCAGCACAAGCACTCTGCAGCTCTCCTTCGACCCATTTGTCAATGCAATCAACGCTCACGAATCGGGAATTGAAACCGGCGTGACCGTCTTCCTTCGCTATTTCTATCCCGTGTCTCACGATTTTTCGCTCTTTGGTGAAATCGGTTCCGGTCCGATGTATTTGAGCATTGAGACCGATGAACAGCGTAATCCCGGTTTTAACTTCCTTAACCAGTTCGGGTTGGGAATGCAGTACAAGATCAGCGAGAAACTGGCCCTGAATGCGGCATATCGCTATCGTCATCTTTCCCACGGCGGACTTCGCGACAATCGCAATCTCGGTATGGACAGCTTTGGCGTTGTCGGCGGTATCTCCTTCCTCTACTGA
- a CDS encoding alpha/beta hydrolase, whose product MQTASVGVLIIHGFTATLESVMGLVDPLREMGVRVSVPVLRGHGADSPEMLRGVTWQDWMKDAETAFLELSQSVDRVFVVGHSMGGLIALNLAAKYRERIDGVVVAAPAIRLVSMLAPDRPLHFLTPILQSVVRNWDLKVAFSDPDEDGARVHYSWAPTDAIRSFFDLISFTHSRLHDISCPVLILHNRAEKTVLPESASIVYDNIATPEEDKELVWLERSEHQMFCDCEKERAIAIIVDYIRRKIAA is encoded by the coding sequence ATGCAGACTGCTTCTGTCGGAGTATTGATCATTCACGGGTTTACCGCCACGCTGGAAAGCGTGATGGGTCTCGTCGATCCATTACGTGAAATGGGGGTCAGGGTCAGTGTTCCCGTTCTCCGGGGGCATGGCGCTGATTCACCGGAAATGCTCAGAGGCGTGACATGGCAGGATTGGATGAAGGATGCCGAAACTGCCTTTCTCGAACTATCGCAATCGGTTGACAGGGTATTTGTCGTTGGTCACAGTATGGGCGGGTTGATCGCGTTGAATCTCGCGGCAAAATATCGTGAGCGAATTGATGGCGTTGTCGTAGCTGCTCCGGCTATTCGGCTGGTTTCGATGCTTGCTCCGGATCGTCCTCTTCATTTTCTTACCCCGATCCTTCAGTCGGTAGTCAGAAACTGGGACCTTAAGGTTGCCTTCAGTGACCCGGACGAAGATGGCGCGCGAGTCCACTACTCGTGGGCCCCTACCGATGCTATTCGTTCTTTTTTCGACCTCATATCCTTTACCCATTCCAGACTGCACGATATTTCCTGCCCCGTGCTCATTCTGCATAACCGTGCGGAGAAAACCGTGTTGCCTGAAAGTGCCTCGATCGTCTACGACAACATTGCCACGCCTGAGGAAGACAAGGAGCTTGTCTGGCTTGAACGGTCGGAGCATCAGATGTTCTGTGATTGTGAAAAAGAGCGAGCGATCGCTATCATTGTTGACTATATCAGGCGGAAGATCGCGGCATGA
- a CDS encoding septal ring lytic transglycosylase RlpA family protein, with amino-acid sequence MKKTAFLCLGAVIGLSSCSVVKTTANTAASIGSFAVKTVASPFTSDEIESIDGLSPEEAVRQGRVKNAPYVVHGRTYVPMSMEEAQNYSETGIASWYGEETRSKPGGTITANGESFHPDRVSAAHKYLPLPVYVRVTNLENRNSIIVRVNDRGPFAHERVIDLSAGAAKKLGFYDYGTARVKLEVVSLTADAKP; translated from the coding sequence ATGAAAAAAACAGCGTTCCTCTGCCTCGGCGCAGTCATCGGACTGAGCTCATGCTCCGTGGTAAAAACCACCGCAAATACTGCAGCCTCAATAGGCTCCTTTGCCGTCAAGACCGTCGCTTCTCCATTCACCAGCGACGAGATCGAGTCCATTGACGGGCTGAGCCCCGAAGAAGCCGTCCGGCAGGGCAGAGTAAAAAACGCGCCCTACGTCGTTCACGGCAGAACGTATGTACCGATGAGCATGGAGGAAGCACAGAATTACAGCGAAACAGGCATTGCCTCGTGGTACGGCGAAGAAACCAGAAGCAAACCGGGAGGGACAATCACGGCAAACGGCGAATCGTTCCATCCAGACAGGGTCAGCGCTGCCCACAAGTACCTGCCGCTTCCCGTCTATGTCAGGGTCACCAATCTTGAAAACAGAAATTCCATCATTGTGCGCGTCAACGACCGCGGACCGTTTGCACATGAAAGAGTTATCGACCTGAGTGCCGGAGCCGCTAAAAAGCTCGGGTTCTACGATTACGGAACCGCCCGGGTCAAACTGGAAGTAGTCTCGCTGACCGCAGACGCCAAGCCCTGA
- a CDS encoding MGMT family protein, which translates to MQQTPDFFQQVYTLVSCIPPGKVSTYGIIAEKLSIRGAARMVGWALSAADLEHVPAHRVVNRYGALTGKMHFLTPETMRDMLEAEGVAFLDDGTVDLERHLFGFEG; encoded by the coding sequence ATGCAACAAACCCCCGACTTCTTTCAGCAGGTCTATACCCTCGTCTCGTGCATTCCACCCGGCAAAGTATCGACCTATGGCATCATTGCAGAAAAACTCAGCATCAGGGGTGCCGCAAGGATGGTAGGATGGGCACTGTCGGCTGCTGATCTTGAACATGTTCCCGCACACAGGGTCGTCAACCGCTATGGCGCACTGACGGGAAAGATGCATTTTCTCACGCCTGAAACAATGCGAGACATGCTTGAAGCCGAAGGGGTGGCGTTTCTTGACGACGGAACCGTCGATCTTGAACGTCACCTCTTCGGCTTCGAAGGATAA
- the fsa gene encoding fructose-6-phosphate aldolase: MKFFIDTANLDEIKAAAELGLLDGVTTNPSLIAKIVADPANFTYEDFKKHIAAICEIVDGPISAEVTTLEAEEMIREGEDLASIHENVVVKCPVTLEGLKAIRHFSSEGIRTNATLVFSPSQALLAAKAGATYVSPFIGRLDDISTDGMALVEQIVAIYDNYGYHTEVIVASVRHPQHVVEAALAGADIATIPFGVIKQLVRHPLTDAGLTKFMEDASVMKKS, encoded by the coding sequence ATGAAATTTTTCATTGATACCGCGAATCTTGACGAGATCAAAGCTGCAGCAGAACTGGGGCTGCTTGACGGGGTGACGACCAATCCATCCCTCATTGCAAAAATCGTTGCCGATCCAGCCAACTTCACCTATGAGGACTTCAAGAAGCATATCGCAGCTATCTGCGAGATTGTCGATGGTCCGATCAGTGCTGAAGTGACGACGCTTGAGGCAGAGGAGATGATCAGGGAGGGCGAGGACCTGGCGTCGATCCATGAGAACGTGGTGGTGAAGTGCCCTGTCACCCTTGAGGGGCTGAAAGCTATCCGTCACTTTTCGTCCGAGGGGATCAGGACCAATGCGACCCTTGTCTTTTCACCTTCACAGGCGCTGCTTGCCGCAAAGGCAGGAGCGACGTACGTCAGTCCCTTCATCGGAAGGCTGGACGATATCAGTACTGACGGAATGGCACTGGTCGAGCAGATCGTCGCTATCTACGATAACTATGGCTATCATACCGAGGTGATCGTTGCAAGCGTTCGTCATCCGCAGCATGTGGTCGAGGCTGCACTTGCCGGCGCCGATATTGCTACGATTCCTTTCGGCGTTATCAAGCAGCTTGTGCGCCATCCACTGACCGATGCCGGCTTGACGAAGTTTATGGAAGACGCTTCGGTGATGAAGAAAAGCTGA
- a CDS encoding TRAFs-binding domain-containing protein yields the protein MSKPLCFVLMPFAQKRAQSGLLIDFDAVYDELISPAIMQAGLDPLRADEEMAGGIIHKPMFERLILCEYAVCDLTTANANVFYELGLRHAVRPSTTILLFAEGGGQLPFDVAPLRAIPYRLGDDGRPVDLADTQALLAEKFQDARCARIDSPIYQLVEGFPDIQRLKTDVFRDRVEYSQKLKKRLLAARKNGREAVAEVEASLGPVADAESAVVIDLFLSYRAVKEWDSMIALVPKMSLPLQATVLVQEQLGLALNRAGRGEEAERVLLELIEKRGPSSETYGILGRVYKDRWEQAQKSGKSILAEGLLVKAIETYVKGFDADWRDAYPGINAVTLMETKELRDPRQKDLLPVVTYAVKQRIAGGKPDYWDYATLLELAVLAKNREEAAAALANALAHVREPWEPETTARNLRLIREARERRGEDVVWELQIEQSCCSSGH from the coding sequence ATGTCAAAGCCGCTTTGTTTTGTGCTGATGCCTTTTGCTCAGAAGAGAGCCCAATCCGGTTTGCTGATTGATTTCGATGCAGTCTATGACGAGCTTATCAGTCCCGCTATTATGCAGGCTGGTCTTGATCCCTTGCGTGCGGACGAGGAGATGGCCGGGGGCATTATTCACAAGCCCATGTTCGAAAGGCTGATTCTGTGCGAATATGCCGTGTGCGATCTTACAACTGCAAACGCTAATGTTTTCTATGAACTCGGGTTGCGGCATGCAGTAAGACCCTCTACGACTATCCTTCTCTTTGCTGAAGGGGGAGGACAACTGCCCTTTGATGTTGCTCCACTCAGGGCGATACCATATCGGCTCGGCGATGACGGCAGGCCTGTTGATCTTGCTGATACGCAGGCATTGCTTGCCGAGAAGTTCCAGGATGCCCGCTGTGCCAGGATCGACAGCCCGATCTACCAGCTTGTCGAAGGATTCCCCGATATCCAGAGGCTCAAGACCGATGTGTTCAGGGATCGGGTGGAATATTCGCAGAAGTTGAAAAAACGGCTTCTTGCAGCGCGTAAAAACGGCAGGGAGGCGGTGGCTGAGGTTGAAGCTTCGCTTGGTCCGGTTGCTGATGCTGAATCTGCGGTGGTCATCGATCTGTTTCTGTCGTACCGTGCAGTCAAGGAGTGGGATTCGATGATTGCTCTTGTGCCAAAAATGTCTCTACCGTTGCAGGCTACGGTTCTTGTGCAGGAACAGCTCGGTCTTGCACTCAACCGCGCTGGCCGTGGTGAAGAGGCTGAACGGGTGCTGCTTGAGCTGATTGAGAAGCGTGGGCCGAGCAGTGAAACCTACGGTATTCTCGGACGGGTGTATAAAGACCGGTGGGAACAGGCGCAGAAATCCGGTAAGAGCATACTTGCTGAAGGGTTGCTGGTGAAAGCAATTGAAACTTATGTAAAAGGATTTGATGCTGACTGGCGTGATGCGTATCCCGGTATCAATGCCGTAACGCTCATGGAGACCAAAGAGCTCCGCGATCCCCGGCAGAAAGATTTACTGCCGGTTGTCACTTATGCTGTGAAGCAGAGGATAGCAGGCGGTAAACCGGATTACTGGGATTATGCTACGCTTCTTGAGCTTGCCGTTTTGGCAAAGAACCGGGAGGAAGCCGCTGCGGCGCTTGCCAATGCACTCGCCCATGTCAGGGAGCCTTGGGAGCCCGAAACAACAGCAAGAAACCTGCGGCTGATCCGTGAAGCCCGTGAACGCCGCGGTGAGGATGTGGTCTGGGAGTTGCAGATAGAGCAGAGCTGTTGCTCCTCCGGCCATTGA